A genomic window from Pannonibacter sp. XCT-53 includes:
- a CDS encoding class I SAM-dependent methyltransferase, protein MDALERTLMTISCGDCDSLPKVAGAGRIVDGPGFPVQLMHNGVKVRAGGYHGDWMAQVIRALRGHHEPQEELAFHALLRLCRHNTLMVELGCFWAWYSLWYLAEIPGSRAICVEPDAHNRSIGETNAALNGCASRMAFHSAWVGGEDLAAMTLHAESLRQDVTLPCYNFDSVMRLAGGEPIEMLHLDVQGAETSFLRSIGAAGQAGKVRFVVASTHHSSISGSTTTHQDCVAALSGLGARILVEHSVQESFSGDGLVVASFASQDRHVSLPPISRNTPERSLFPDL, encoded by the coding sequence ATGGATGCGCTTGAACGAACCCTGATGACGATCAGCTGTGGCGACTGCGACAGCCTGCCCAAGGTGGCCGGTGCCGGGCGCATTGTCGATGGCCCGGGCTTTCCGGTGCAGCTCATGCACAACGGCGTGAAGGTGCGCGCCGGCGGCTACCACGGCGACTGGATGGCGCAAGTGATCCGGGCGCTGCGCGGACACCATGAACCGCAGGAGGAACTGGCCTTCCACGCCCTGCTGCGCCTGTGCCGGCACAACACGCTGATGGTGGAACTGGGCTGTTTCTGGGCCTGGTACAGCCTCTGGTATCTCGCCGAGATCCCCGGATCGCGGGCAATCTGCGTCGAGCCGGACGCCCACAACCGCAGCATCGGCGAGACCAACGCGGCGCTGAACGGATGCGCGAGCCGCATGGCCTTCCACAGCGCCTGGGTGGGCGGGGAAGACCTTGCCGCAATGACGCTGCATGCCGAAAGCCTGCGCCAGGACGTGACCCTGCCCTGCTACAATTTCGACAGCGTGATGCGCCTCGCCGGCGGGGAGCCGATCGAGATGCTGCACCTCGACGTGCAGGGCGCGGAGACCTCGTTCCTGCGCTCCATCGGCGCGGCGGGTCAGGCGGGCAAGGTGCGGTTTGTCGTTGCCTCCACCCATCACAGCTCGATCTCCGGTTCGACGACGACGCATCAGGATTGCGTCGCCGCGCTGTCGGGCCTCGGCGCCCGCATCCTGGTGGAGCATTCGGTGCAGGAATCCTTCAGCGGCGACGGTCTGGTGGTGGCAAGCTTCGCCAGCCAAGACCGGCATGTGAGCCTGCCGCCGATCTCCCGCAACACTCCGGAGCGCTCGCTGTTCCCGGACCTGTGA
- a CDS encoding ABC transporter permease subunit translates to MLAEFWYYFSQNRGAVIGLAVFLLLVFTAIFAPLVAPHAPDVQYRDSFLVPPVWQEGGKWAFLLGTDAVGRDILSRLIYGAQYSLFIGCVVVVIALVGGVVIGLVAGYMRGIVDTLIMRVMDIILAFPSLLLALVLVAILGPGLMNAMIAIAIVLQPHFVRLTRAAVLAERSRDYVVAARVAGAGHFRLMFKTILPNCLAPLIVQATLSFSNAILDAAALGFLGMGAQPPTPEWGTMLAEAREFILRAWWVVTFPGLAILITVLAINLVGDGLRDALDPKLKRS, encoded by the coding sequence ATGCTGGCCGAGTTCTGGTACTACTTCTCGCAGAACCGCGGCGCCGTCATCGGTCTTGCCGTCTTCCTGCTGCTGGTCTTCACCGCCATCTTCGCACCGCTGGTCGCGCCGCATGCGCCGGATGTCCAGTATCGTGACAGCTTCCTCGTCCCGCCGGTGTGGCAGGAGGGGGGCAAGTGGGCCTTCCTGCTCGGAACCGATGCCGTCGGGCGCGACATCCTGTCCCGGCTGATCTACGGCGCGCAGTACTCGCTCTTCATCGGCTGCGTCGTCGTGGTCATCGCGCTGGTCGGCGGCGTCGTCATCGGCCTGGTGGCCGGCTACATGCGCGGGATCGTGGACACCCTGATCATGCGCGTCATGGACATCATCCTGGCCTTCCCGTCGCTGCTGCTCGCGCTGGTGCTGGTGGCGATCCTCGGGCCCGGCCTGATGAACGCGATGATCGCGATCGCCATCGTGCTGCAGCCGCATTTCGTGCGTCTGACCCGCGCCGCTGTCCTGGCGGAGCGTTCGCGCGACTATGTCGTTGCCGCCCGTGTTGCCGGTGCCGGTCATTTCCGGCTGATGTTCAAGACGATCCTGCCGAACTGTCTGGCCCCCCTGATCGTCCAGGCGACCCTGTCCTTCTCCAACGCCATCCTCGATGCGGCCGCCCTCGGCTTCCTCGGCATGGGGGCGCAGCCGCCGACCCCGGAATGGGGCACCATGCTGGCCGAAGCGCGCGAGTTCATCCTGCGCGCCTGGTGGGTCGTCACCTTCCCGGGTCTTGCCATCCTCATCACGGTGCTTGCCATCAACCTGGTCGGCGACGGCCTGCGCGATGCGCTTGATCCCAAGCTGAAGCGGAGCTGA
- a CDS encoding ABC transporter ATP-binding protein has translation MALLEIRNLRVEFDTAKGPFRALDGVDYTVDAGEVLAIVGESGSGKSVAMLATMGLLPGTATITADKMEFEGLDLRTLTPKQRRKVIGKDISMIFQEPIASLNPCFTAGYQLEEALKVHTSLSGRQRRDRVLELMRSVGIPEPERRMNSFPHQMSGGQCQRVMIAMAIACAPKLLIADEPTTALDVTIQKQILDLLMKLQRDSGMALIMITHDMGVVAETADRVIVQYQGKKMEEADVLSLFEAPKHPYTRALLAALPENATGDRLPTVSDFAKSFAAEEGRA, from the coding sequence ATGGCGCTTCTCGAAATCCGCAACCTTCGGGTTGAATTCGACACCGCCAAGGGCCCGTTCCGGGCGCTCGACGGGGTTGACTACACGGTTGATGCCGGCGAGGTCCTGGCCATTGTCGGCGAAAGCGGCTCGGGCAAGTCCGTGGCGATGCTGGCGACCATGGGGCTCCTGCCCGGCACGGCGACGATCACGGCGGACAAGATGGAGTTTGAAGGTCTCGACCTTCGCACCCTGACGCCGAAGCAGCGCCGCAAGGTGATCGGCAAGGACATCTCCATGATCTTCCAGGAGCCGATCGCCAGCCTCAATCCCTGCTTCACCGCCGGCTACCAGCTGGAGGAAGCGCTGAAAGTCCACACCAGTCTCTCCGGCCGCCAGCGTCGCGACCGGGTGCTGGAGCTGATGCGCTCGGTCGGCATTCCCGAGCCGGAGCGGCGGATGAACTCCTTCCCGCACCAGATGTCGGGCGGCCAGTGCCAGCGCGTCATGATCGCCATGGCCATTGCCTGCGCGCCGAAGCTGCTCATTGCGGACGAGCCGACCACTGCGCTCGACGTGACGATCCAGAAGCAGATCCTCGACCTGCTGATGAAGCTGCAGCGCGACAGCGGCATGGCGCTGATCATGATCACCCATGACATGGGCGTCGTGGCCGAAACCGCCGACCGCGTCATCGTGCAGTACCAGGGCAAGAAGATGGAGGAGGCCGACGTGCTCTCCCTGTTCGAGGCGCCGAAGCACCCCTACACCCGCGCGCTGCTCGCCGCGCTGCCGGAAAACGCCACGGGCGACCGGCTGCCGACCGTCAGCGACTTTGCAAAGTCCTTCGCTGCCGAGGAGGGCCGCGCATGA
- a CDS encoding dipeptide ABC transporter ATP-binding protein, which translates to MSDPILKVRDVTREYVIGGGLFSKPRVLQAVKGVSFDVERGSTLAVVGESGCGKSTLARILSMIDPQTSGTVEIDGLKIDIGKTGISRDMRRKVQIVFQNPYGSLNPRQKIGHVLEEPLLLNTDMSAAERRDAALAMLEKVGLKPEHYGRYPHMFSGGQRQRVAIARAIMLKPKLLVLDEPVSALDLSVQAQILNLLKDLQDEMGLTYVFISHDLSVVRYLADKVMVMYYGEVVEYGTREAVFDNPQHAYTRTLFAATPDAGVEAIRARVAAKKAASAA; encoded by the coding sequence ATGAGTGATCCCATCCTGAAGGTGCGCGACGTCACCCGCGAGTATGTCATCGGCGGCGGCCTGTTCTCCAAGCCGCGCGTGTTGCAGGCGGTCAAGGGCGTCAGCTTCGACGTCGAGCGGGGCTCGACCCTCGCGGTCGTCGGCGAAAGCGGCTGCGGCAAGTCGACCCTGGCCCGCATCCTGTCGATGATCGACCCGCAGACCTCCGGCACCGTGGAAATCGACGGCCTGAAGATCGACATCGGCAAGACCGGTATCTCCAGGGACATGCGCCGCAAGGTGCAGATCGTGTTCCAGAACCCCTATGGCTCGCTCAACCCGCGTCAGAAGATCGGGCATGTGCTGGAGGAGCCGCTGCTGCTCAACACCGACATGAGCGCGGCCGAACGCCGCGATGCCGCGCTTGCCATGCTGGAGAAGGTCGGTCTCAAGCCGGAGCATTACGGCCGCTATCCGCACATGTTCTCCGGTGGCCAGCGCCAGCGCGTGGCCATTGCCCGGGCGATCATGCTGAAGCCGAAGCTCCTGGTGCTCGACGAGCCGGTCTCCGCGCTCGACCTCTCGGTCCAGGCGCAGATCCTCAACCTGCTCAAGGACCTGCAGGACGAGATGGGCCTCACCTATGTCTTCATCAGCCACGATCTCTCGGTCGTGCGCTACCTCGCCGACAAGGTGATGGTGATGTACTACGGCGAGGTGGTGGAATACGGCACGCGCGAGGCCGTCTTCGACAACCCGCAGCACGCCTACACCAGGACGCTCTTCGCCGCGACCCCGGATGCCGGCGTCGAGGCGATCCGTGCGCGCGTGGCGGCCAAGAAGGCCGCCTCCGCGGCCTGA